The Brassica napus cultivar Da-Ae chromosome C7, Da-Ae, whole genome shotgun sequence genomic interval acggCCATTACCAATCAGACCCTATGTTAAAGGATATTTTTGACCACCTAATATCCAAATTTAACAGTATACCGATAATTTTTTGTATAGTTAACAGAACTCATCGATGTGCAGTGATTGACTCACTTCCAAACTTTGTATCAGTAGAATATCGCCTGACACCACTAAAGCTTCCAATGTCTCATTATTCTAGTTCTTTTCGCCATAGAAGAAATCACTTACTGCCATCACTGGATTAACAACTGGCGAAATAGCTTGAGCAGGTCTAGCTGGGTTCGTTGGGATCCAAAGATATTTTCAAGCTCGGATCTCATGGCTATAATGAACTTTTGCCTAATATCCATGGATAATAAAGACTTTGCTGCTGAAATACTTATATAGACGTCTGATGAACTATAACAAGGAATATATCACAATGTTGAACTAAGTTTGTAATACTTACCTCACAATACCAGTACtagaaaaaaattggatattgaATTAGCCTGTACAATTGTTTAGCTTACAAGACAATATTGAATTCATGGATCGAAACAAACACTAGACCACTTTTATCTTTCATTTACACATTTCTCCCATTTAGCCCAGTAAACTCCTTTCTAGGTGGATTTGAAATCTACGAGAACTATGTAATGGTATTTGCAAACTTTTATACAATTATTTAGTGGAAATAAAAAATTGGACATGACGAGACTGGAAGATGGAAGAAGAGTCAATGCTATATAGGTTGGGACAACTCTAAGAGTGAGGTTAAGAGAAATTAATAACATTAGTGAATACAATATTCATATATTAGATTAGCCAATaacatatttagaaaaaaaacaggTCAAAACGAATTTGATATCTTACTCTTCGGCGTCACGTTTGACATGATTCCAAAGTATGCTGTCTAGCTAGTTGCCTTTGTTGTCTTAGTCGTGGATAACTAGAACGTGATTCCCAAGTATATTATCCTGTATATATTTTTCACGCATTTCCGTACAATTAGAGTGATGTTATAGTTTAAAAAGATTCAGTATCATCTGAAACCAAAGGGCAAAGGCCTTCAACACTAGGAAGACTGACAATGGAAGAGCCATTTCTTATAAGAGAGGAACAGTTAGTCCCCAGTACAAGGACATGGCACAGAGGTCAGCTCACCGTGGAGCTGAAGAAAGTATGCCGCTTGGCCGCTCCTATGGCCACCGTGACCAGTGCTCAATACCTTTTACCTGTCATCTCAGTCATGGTGGCCGGCCACAATGGGGAGCTTCAGCTCTCCGGCGTCGCTCTTGCCACCTCTTTCACAAACGTCTCCGGTTTCAGCATTATGGTAACTATGCTATGACTCTCTCCACTCCGCTTCAGTTATAGAATCCAACTGACTCTGAAATCTTGAAAACTCTTTTGCGCAGTATGGATTAGCGGGTGCTTTAGAAACTCTCTGTGGCCAAGCTTATGGAGCTAAACAATACGAGAAACTCGGAACCTACACATACTCTGCAATCGCCTCCAATATCCCAATCTGTTTCCTCATATCAACTCTTTGGATTTACATGGACAAGCTCTTGGTCTCTCTTGGACAAGACCCTGACATCTCAAGAGTCGCTGGCTCCTACGCCTTTTCGCTCATACCGGCTTTGTTCGGACAAGCCATTGTCATACCACTGACTCGGTTTCTTCTGACGCAAGGGTTGGTTCTTCCCCTTCTCTACTGTGCCGTAAccacccttttgttccacatcTCCGTTTGCTGGATTTTGGTTTTCAAGTTTGGTCTGGGAAGCAATGGAGCTGCTTTGTCTATTAGTGTGTCTTTCTGGTTCTATGCTGTGATACTCGCATGCTATGTGAGATTCTCCACCTCTTGTGAGATGACACGCACCTTTGTATCCGATGATTTTGTGTCCTGTGTCAAACAGTTCTTCCATTACGGAGTTCCATCAGCAGCAATGTTGTGGTATGCCAATTTAAATTTCTTGTTGGTCAAGGTACATACACGAATGCTTCCTCTTATCTCaattgcattttttttcttctcatcttttTGCAATATAGCCTAGAATGGTGGCTTTTTGAGCTACTCATACTCTCCTCAGGACTACTCCCAAACCCGAAACTTGAGACCTCTGTTCTTTCAATATGGTAAGTAAAATATACACATTCTTTCTAAATGTTCTTCTCTTATCTGTTTATTGAGAAAGTATTAATCATATTTGTTTCATGCAGTCTTACAACAGAAACATTGCACTATGTAATTTCAAATGGAGTTGCCGCGGCTGTGAGGTACGATCTCAATTCCTAATCCAAAACATCTTCAACCTCCTTCCTCAATATTAGTCATCATCTGTTGGTTTCTTGCAGCACACGCGTGGCAAACAATTTGGGAGCTGGGAGTCCTCAAGTTGCTAGGGTATCAATATTGGCAGGGCTTTGTCTCTGGTTGATAGAGTCAGTTTTTTTCAGTACACTTCTCTTCACATGCCGGAACATCATAGGCTACGCATTCAGCAACAGCAAAGAAGTCGTGGACTATGTCGCGGATATATCTCCTTTGCTCTGTCTTTCCTTCATCCTGGATGGGTTCACTGCAGTGCTTAATGGTGTAGCTAGGGGAAGTGGGTGGCAACACATTGGAGCTTGGAACAATGTGGTGTCTTATTATCTGGTAGGAGCTCCGGTTGGACTTTACTTAGCTTTCAGTCATGGGTTTAATGGAAAAGGATTGTGGTGCGGTGTTGTGGTTGGATCCGCTGTTCAAGCGACTATTCTGGCTATCGTCACAACTTCCATGGATTGGAAAAAACAGGTTATTCCTTTGAGTATAATATTAGCCATTTCAGCTTGTTACATATCTACATTTTAATAATGCTATAAAGTAATTGGAATCTATAATTTTTAGGCTGAGAAGGCAAGGAAGAGAATAATCTCTAGGGAAAATGGATTAGCTTAAACGAAGAGTGTTTCTTAATTAATACATATTGAGAGATACGAAGGACTTTGATTTTCTTCAGTTTTGGTATACAAATGTAATTGTTTTCTTATAAACaagtgaataaaaaaaacaacatctcGGTTACATTATTGGTTCCAAACGGGAATAATCCCTTGTGCAGCAAGGCGCTTCTCCACCCAAAACACAACGTGGTTTGCAGTTGGGTTCCTCTCGTCGACTAGAAACGGCTCCACAGTGCTTGGACCTGATCCGTACGAGGAGATTGAAAAGCCCTTTgcacctattttttttttaaaactccaTTCAAATTTGCAGCAACAAAGTATTTGAACCAGAtgattattaaaagaaaaaaatgtttatattattaCCTGTGAGGTTCCCACTGGGGAAGAAGGCCCAGAAGGAATATTGAATACCTTTCTTAAAGAAAAACCCCTCGAGCTATAATCAAACAAGTTACGTTAGACTAGAGATGAACTAATGATGATGATATTTTGTCTTGAATGTTGGTTAGATTCAAGAAACCTTATCGTCATGGAAAGATAAATCAATCTCAGAGATATCATCTTGAGCTTCAAGAATGGCTTTTAGGGGAGGAATCACGTCTTCTTCCATCATTTCTCTCAGCGGTTTTGCCACGGCTGCCTTCGCAGCTGCCGGTTTTGGTTTCTTTGCTGGAACTTCAACTGTTgagtcttctttttctttcttctcagtAGCAACTATAAGATAACAAGAATGTAAGTTTCCTCTGTTTTCAATAGTTCCACCAACCAAACATTCTGTTTCACAAATTACCAGCAGAAGTGGAAGACTCTTGCACGGCACAGCGCAACTGACTTTCCTTTTTATTACCTGACTGATGCTGTAAAAGATACAAGACAGAATCTGTGTCAACTCAATACACTCGGATGAGGTACAAAATCCATGGAAATCAAGACATTACAGACCAATGTTAGTGGTGGAAACAAAGAAGAGGATGAAAGAGTTGGGGTGACTATAGAGATATGAGAGCTGGTAGCTACAAATGATACTCCTACTATTGCTGTCATCTTCAGGATCAACACAGAAAAATTTAACTGATCTTCACCAGCTAAAGATTCGTTACACTTAGAttcttctctccttcttctGCCTCAGACTAAGTAGTCATgttttcctctctttttttttttttgtggagcAAAGCGAAAGAAGAGAAGAGGGAATAAGACAAGACACTAATGTGAAAAAGGCTAAGTCCAAGAGTTGTCAACCACTCATGAAAAAAAGAGGATATACCATATTTTAATAACAAATTTTAAGTCTGCATAAATGTTTCCAATAATCTTTTGTGGCGAGTAGAAGACCAAGATAGCAGATTGTTAGAATTTCTATGCCTAATCCGGTAGCCTCAACTACTAAATTCAAGTCATAGCTACCTCGTTGTGCAGATTTATGGATATGATTTAGCAACACTAGTTCTTAGTCTTGAGCCAGAcggaattttttaaaagatatctaGCATTTCTTTAGGAGACTAATGTTTAACATTTGTTTTTCTAATTAACACTGAGTacttaatacatatatttaactGAGCATGATTCATAAACTAGGTTTTTTTTTATGCTCATGcacgaatataaatattttttaaaatttatttccataaacttacaaaatttatcttattttataatatatatataattatttataataataatatgttgTTCTAAGGTAGACAtgctttagttttaaaaatattattaggtaaaaagaaaatttgaaatagaaatcataataatggaaatatgcatAATATTTTAGTTCATTTAATATATCCATGTAATTAACCATTCTAAAAATTATGATGAAGATgtcttctcaaataatattatagagattgaaatattttgttgtttattaAGTGATTCATAGGTTATGCACTTGAAAGCTACATAACATTGTTGtttactcaattttttttttttgtcaatattttACTCTCTGGTTTGAGTTTCCAATCTATAAATTTGTGAATTATGTTTAGAtacttatatttgtttaatgtaTTTCATCTTAATGTTGACAGCTTTTgagtcaattttttttgtattgttttgtgTTCAAATCCACTGAAACAtattactccatccgtttcatattaagtatcgttttagtttttcaattttgttttattatatgtgtcgttttacatttctaatgcatgctttaaacaaaattttcaatttttatccttatttttaattcattaattaataaaaccaaacaaaaaattatattaactaggggtaaacaaaatatttaacatttttttttaattcgtgcgtaaaaatcttaaaatacacttaatatgaaacggatggagtataatAGATTTGAACTTTGACTTGTGGAAAttgttaacaaagaaaaaaattatataattattactgTCAACTATTTTAAAGATGCATAAACAGCTTAAAACGGCAGATCATAatagctgaagaagaagctaacaAGTTATGAACAACGAATTGCTCAAACTCGGATCTCAAGCTTGCAAGTGCACATTGACTGTTTAAAAAACCAAGATCATCTTCATCGTTTATGGATTTCATACATCCTGCCACTCCGCCAACCACTGCAACAACTACCTCACCAAATTTGTCATTTATCCGAAATTAATCATCTTCACACCATTTTTCTTAGAAGTTTACTTTACTTGTATTTATGtttaagaaacaaattttttgctttaactaatttttttggttgtagaatatttaaatttctatatatttatatagtttagcTTCTATAATTcgaataataataacatttattgATGGTTCTAATAAATTGATATATTGTCACTAATTGTTTCTAagggaaaaaaatatatatataaagttggtttTTTCCGTTCTTCTGACAAGTGGCAGGAGGTTTTTCGACACATGtcctcataatttttttttgcattttagatcttttttcttttatattattgCAATTTAGTCCATCATTTTCTAATTATGCACtatctaatccttctcacaCTAACCATCATCATAATTTGAGATTCTATTTTATTGGtcactaaaattcaaaaaataagtgaaataatataaatatattttaaatgtttaatttattcacaactgAAAGTATCATAAACtttcactattttattatttttactattttctattatttcatttataaattatatttttattaaactattaaaatcacaaaataaccaaatttaagCCTAAAATCTCCACAATCactgagaaaaataaaatgccATAGTAAtactaactcaataaaggtcTGGATCTTAAAAGAGATCAAGACTAACTTACCTTACCGTAACATAGAGTGTCTTGGCCAGAACAAGTAGaagtaaaaaaggaaaaaaagataaaatctgAAACAAAGTAATCCCAGAATACAAAGAAGCTTGATCAAGCACCAACAAAATCCGCAATACACCGGTgccgtcctcgagctatgaaaAATAGCATAGAAgtcaaatatccaaaaatagaTCTTaaaaaccaagacgagcagggactattgacggtaagccaacAACGAGAAAGACAACATCAAAGATGACTAAATTTTGATCCAACCGAAGGAGATATAGTTCCTAACATCAGttgaaatctaaggaagaagaggaacatCCAATATTGAATGGAACAGCCTAAAACGACACGAGAAACAACCGCACAATTGGGAACTCCTAAACCcgatctacaacaaataccaGAAATCTCAATGTGAAGAAGGTGATAAAGAACAAGAGCAGGATGTGAGTCTTTTTCGGTGATGGTGAGAACACCGTTTACCAGAAAggtaaacaaaatacatagatgtTGATGGCTCAATGTCAAAATATGGGAAGAAagcaaaaaaacatattaaaagtaataatgttcaagaatatgaaaaaaataaaagacaattttgacgctgaaaccgttaatcttagaatcaacaaatgcatAAATGCAAAGTCATTAAAAGTCAGTATATTTTTACATTAGAGGCTCACTTCACTACTAACAAGTACTATACACACAaaacacattattaaaaaacaaaagacaaaatatattaacatatcagTACTACTACTACAAAAcacaataaaaacaccaaataatgttattaacaaataaaagtgaccacataattacattatccaaaaaatcatactcttaaccacaataaaacaatattttgcaCGAAGCGCGGACATCATCCTAGTTAATATAATAACATAAGACAAAACGCTTACTAAAGTGACTTTTCTGATTGTATAGTATCATAGTCATATATAGTTTCatgttagcatatatatattgtgactatttatttttccaacaaaATATTTGTGACTACTCAAGAATCTCGCTAAATAGTCCTAATTGCGGATTTGAGACTAATTTGTGATGCCTTTGTTGGTAGAAAAATAACATGATTTCCGGTGGTTTAAGTACAACTAGATACAGATCCGGATATGCTTAGActaatctttttaataattattgaGCTTGCTTATTTACATTtcatatttatgtgtttttgattttttgttatataatatgtggctataatatactttttacatatatatttaaaatatactttcttacatgtaaataattaatttgtgTTTAATATGTGTTGTACCTAATGTAAGATTATAATAAATAagtgttaaatatatattttttcacgGTGTCCAATCAAGATGTCGGTTCAGTTTAGGTTTTTTCTTTTGGCTTTTCGGTGTTTTGGTTTATACAGTCGCTACCATATTAACACCATATCTACTTTAGTTTGGTTCGATTTATAAAtggtcggttttcggtttattcagtTTATATCAAAACCTATaagtatatttatcttttataattttactttttatgaTTAGATATCGGCTTTAGTATACAATGAAAAtgtttcttttaaataattaatgaacATATTAAACTAATATTATTGATAGGttttatagaataaaaataagaaaaattagtagtttatattattattaaataactaaatattaatatacatatttgtaTTATTGTAAATTATCCATGATAAATTGCGGTGtagatatgtattatattaagcattatacttaatatttattatcaaaaattaatttgaacCGATTATCAAACACATCACCTTTTTTTTACATTGCAAATTAAAGGTTTTCTGATAAATTTTAACACATTTGGCCCACATGTCACAACGTCACACATGTCACAACGTCACACATGTCTCAAAGGCTGATTAGGATTAGCAATTCTTTCTTTGTAATATTGGTCACTTTTTTGTCGCACCTTACACAACCAAAATAAAACCATGCCCAGTCGGTGTTCATTACCAAAACCATGCCCAGTCAGTGTTTATTACCAAAACTGTTGCTTTAACAATGCATTTCtcaatctaacaaaaaaaaatgtgtctATCGCATACCAGCTAGGTAAATCGTACGGATATATTACAAAAACTAACCTCAGTTGCCATGATAATATCCACTATTGATCGCCCTGGATAAAGACACCAAGTATCCTTCTGGCGTTTGATTCCTTTGGGTTTAACAACTTCAACATTTCCAGTTGCGAGAGCAAGTTCATTTTTTGGCAACctaaatattatgtaatattttaaagtagtttaaaattgtttatttacATAAGAATTTAGTGGAATACAATTTACTGTCAGGAAAATTCTTGCACATCAGAGCCAGTAGGATTTATGATCACACTGGAAGCTTCAAATGCATTTGTAACCTGACTTGTCCTACAATACAAAATTTTTGGTTTAATGACTCgcagaaaaaatcaaaaccttaaaatgttatttaaaatcTTACCCTTGTAAACAGAGATTTTTGCAAATCTCACCAAACAGACAATGGTGTTATCTTCACCAACATGTTAAGCATTTAAAATTTGCTCAGCAAAACGACCCCAAAGACAACATGCTATATGCTGATCACtgttaaaaaaatgtaattcaATTTAGCAAATGTTCTCGATATTTTTAGTATAGTAAGAcacaataataatattttgatcttACTTTGTGTCTGTTAAAGTAAACTACAGTTTCTGCCTTTCTTTATCAAGGACTTGCACAACTTGAAGATCACCGATAAC includes:
- the LOC106406310 gene encoding protein DETOXIFICATION 1 isoform X1, translated to MEEPFLIREEQLVPSTRTWHRGQLTVELKKVCRLAAPMATVTSAQYLLPVISVMVAGHNGELQLSGVALATSFTNVSGFSIMYGLAGALETLCGQAYGAKQYEKLGTYTYSAIASNIPICFLISTLWIYMDKLLVSLGQDPDISRVAGSYAFSLIPALFGQAIVIPLTRFLLTQGLVLPLLYCAVTTLLFHISVCWILVFKFGLGSNGAALSISVSFWFYAVILACYVRFSTSCEMTRTFVSDDFVSCVKQFFHYGVPSAAMLCLEWWLFELLILSSGLLPNPKLETSVLSICLTTETLHYVISNGVAAAVSTRVANNLGAGSPQVARVSILAGLCLWLIESVFFSTLLFTCRNIIGYAFSNSKEVVDYVADISPLLCLSFILDGFTAVLNGVARGSGWQHIGAWNNVVSYYLVGAPVGLYLAFSHGFNGKGLWCGVVVGSAVQATILAIVTTSMDWKKQVIPLSIILAISACYISTF
- the LOC106406310 gene encoding protein DETOXIFICATION 1 isoform X2 gives rise to the protein MEEPFLIREEQLVPSTRTWHRGQLTVELKKVCRLAAPMATVTSAQYLLPVISVMVAGHNGELQLSGVALATSFTNVSGFSIMYGLAGALETLCGQAYGAKQYEKLGTYTYSAIASNIPICFLISTLWIYMDKLLVSLGQDPDISRVAGSYAFSLIPALFGQAIVIPLTRFLLTQGLVLPLLYCAVTTLLFHISVCWILVFKFGLGSNGAALSISVSFWFYAVILACYVRFSTSCEMTRTFVSDDFVSCVKQFFHYGVPSAAMLCLEWWLFELLILSSGLLPNPKLETSVLSICLTTETLHYVISNGVAAAVSTRVANNLGAGSPQVARVSILAGLCLWLIESVFFSTLLFTCRNIIGYAFSNSKEVVDYVADISPLLCLSFILDGFTAVLNGVARGSGWQHIGAWNNVVSYYLVGAPVGLYLAFSHGFNGKGLWCGVVVGSAVQATILAIVTTSMDWKKQAEKARKRIISRENGLA
- the BNAANNG40350D gene encoding uncharacterized protein BNAANNG40350D, producing MTAIVGVSFVATSSHISIVTPTLSSSSLFPPLTLHQSGNKKESQLRCAVQESSTSAVATEKKEKEDSTVEVPAKKPKPAAAKAAVAKPLREMMEEDVIPPLKAILEAQDDISEIDLSFHDDKLEGFFFKKGIQYSFWAFFPSGNLTGAKGFSISSYGSGPSTVEPFLVDERNPTANHVVFWVEKRLAAQGIIPVWNQ